From Kitasatospora sp. NBC_00374:
GGAACATGATCGTCATCACCGGCTCGCCGTCGTCCCCGGGCCCGGCCGCGATGGTCAGACGCACCTCCCGCTGAATGCCCGGGGACTCGACCTTGTGGAAGGCGAACCGGAAGGGCACCGCCAGCGCCCCGCCGTCCCCTCGCCGGGCCGCCGCCGCGATGGCCGTGTGCGCCGTCCACAGCAGCTCATTGAGCCGCCCGGCTTCCATCACCTCGTCCTCGCCCCACGCCACGCACCGACCGTGCACGGTCCCCGTCACGGCCACCGGCCACCGGA
This genomic window contains:
- a CDS encoding DUF6573 family protein — translated: MTSETTIDSMIALFGEPIHTYSRAEAIADGVLVQVPAEAQRRAGLRWPVAVTGTVHGRCVAWGEDEVMEAGRLNELLWTAHTAIAAAARRGDGGALAVPFRFAFHKVESPGIQREVRLTIAAGPGDDGEPVMTIMFPDED